In one window of Anaerolineales bacterium DNA:
- a CDS encoding alpha/beta fold hydrolase — translation MTQIMKGGQPFFLPGGKTGCLLLHGFTGTPNEMHWMGEYLNGRGFTVLAPRLFAHGTQLSDMYRARWKDWVASAEDGYYLLKGSCEKVVVAGLSLGGSLSLYLGTELPVWGVIAMAAPYEIHDPTVRRLRPVLPLLSTIYKSRTKKGPSGIFDPMADKLHVDYAGYPVRGGYELQEFLAEMRGNLRRLQKPLLLINSKFDDTVTPEDARAICDAVPSTDKQILMLEKGGHNIPRDLARQTAFKAAGDFIQRVTSEPG, via the coding sequence ATGACACAAATCATGAAGGGCGGCCAACCCTTCTTCCTGCCCGGTGGGAAGACCGGCTGTCTGCTACTGCATGGATTTACCGGCACACCCAACGAAATGCACTGGATGGGAGAGTATCTTAACGGCCGCGGCTTCACCGTTCTTGCGCCGCGCCTCTTCGCCCACGGCACACAGCTATCTGACATGTATCGCGCACGCTGGAAGGACTGGGTCGCGTCGGCAGAAGACGGTTATTACCTGCTTAAAGGGAGCTGCGAGAAGGTCGTCGTTGCCGGATTGTCGCTGGGAGGGTCATTATCACTCTATCTCGGCACGGAACTTCCCGTTTGGGGCGTGATCGCCATGGCCGCGCCGTATGAAATCCATGATCCCACGGTCCGGCGGCTGCGGCCAGTATTGCCGCTCCTCAGCACCATCTACAAATCCAGAACCAAAAAAGGCCCCTCCGGCATATTCGACCCGATGGCGGACAAACTGCACGTGGATTATGCAGGCTATCCCGTGCGCGGCGGATACGAGCTTCAGGAATTTCTGGCGGAAATGCGCGGCAATCTACGCCGACTTCAGAAACCGCTCCTGCTGATCAATTCCAAGTTTGACGACACAGTAACCCCAGAAGATGCGCGGGCGATTTGCGATGCCGTACCCTCCACGGACAAGCAGATCCTGATGTTGGAAAAGGGCGGACATAACATCCCGCGCGATCTGGCACGCCAGACGGCTTTCAAGGCCGCGGGAGATTTCATCCAGCGTGTGACGAGTGAACCCGGATGA
- a CDS encoding Xaa-Pro peptidase family protein, giving the protein MHADRITRLKQVIKDSELDALALNPGPTLSYLTGLSFHLLERPILALFSADADPTLIVPDLERGKADSVDFDLQLFSYDESASSRAETFQKACQSLNSYRVGVEPLRMRVMELRLLQEHSRQATFVSGEVILNELRIIKTPEEIEIMRKAVVAAEEALEAIIPLIRTGMTERDLEAELTLQLLRAGSESEFPFDPIVAGGVNSALPHATPTERTLQTGDLLILDWGARVNGYISDITRTFALGEIDEELNTIYEVVRAANKAGREAVRPGAPCGEVDRAARSVIEDAGYGAFFIHRTGHGIGLEAHEPPYIREDNERILQPGMTFTVEPGIYLPGRGGVRIEDDVLVTSDGVESLTTYSRKLETIS; this is encoded by the coding sequence ATGCATGCAGACCGCATCACCCGGCTGAAGCAGGTTATTAAGGACAGTGAACTGGATGCGCTGGCGCTCAACCCAGGCCCAACGCTTTCCTACCTCACGGGTCTTTCCTTCCATCTACTGGAACGGCCCATCCTGGCCCTCTTCAGCGCCGATGCCGATCCAACGCTCATCGTCCCAGATCTGGAACGCGGCAAAGCCGATTCCGTGGACTTCGATCTGCAGCTTTTCAGCTACGATGAATCGGCCAGTTCGCGTGCAGAAACGTTCCAGAAAGCCTGCCAATCACTCAACAGTTATCGGGTGGGCGTGGAACCGCTGCGCATGCGCGTGATGGAGCTGCGTCTGCTGCAGGAACACTCGCGCCAGGCGACGTTCGTTTCCGGCGAGGTGATCCTCAATGAACTGCGCATCATTAAAACGCCAGAAGAAATCGAGATCATGCGCAAGGCGGTCGTGGCGGCCGAGGAAGCGCTCGAAGCGATCATCCCGCTCATCCGCACCGGCATGACCGAGCGCGATCTGGAAGCGGAACTCACCCTGCAGCTGCTGCGTGCCGGCTCGGAATCCGAATTCCCCTTCGATCCCATCGTGGCCGGCGGAGTCAACAGTGCCCTGCCCCACGCCACGCCCACAGAGCGAACGCTCCAGACGGGCGACCTGCTGATCCTCGACTGGGGTGCTCGGGTGAACGGCTACATCTCCGACATCACACGCACGTTCGCGCTCGGCGAGATCGACGAGGAATTGAACACCATCTACGAAGTCGTCCGGGCCGCCAATAAAGCAGGCAGGGAGGCCGTGCGTCCGGGAGCACCATGCGGCGAAGTCGACCGGGCTGCACGCAGCGTCATCGAAGACGCCGGCTACGGCGCGTTTTTCATCCACCGCACCGGCCACGGCATCGGTCTGGAAGCGCACGAGCCTCCCTATATCCGGGAGGATAACGAGCGCATTCTGCAGCCGGGAATGACCTTCACCGTCGAACCCGGAATCTACCTTCCCGGTCGCGGCGGCGTGCGTATCGAGGACGACGTTCTGGTCACATCGGACGGCGTCGAGAGCCTGACGACGTATTCACGTAAACTGGAGACGATCTCATGA
- the fusA gene encoding elongation factor G, protein MKEYATEFIRNVALVSHGGAGKTSLGEAMLFLTGVINRMGRVEDGNTVSDFEEEEIRRNLSLSTSILPVEYKDNKVNLLDTPGYTDFIGEVISALRVADGAVVVVDSVAGVEVGTELVWDYCDTFKLPRFVVISKMNRENANFQAALAAVQELSSDVTFIPVQLPLGEKLDFEGVIDLFSMKARPGDGTKAQDIPAEYADSVEEARTSLVEAAAEGDDALLEKYLDGAELSAEDVSKGFRSAVQSGRFVPVFVAAGTENIGTAPLLEAMIELFPSPADVAPVVAKGTSGEEELSASDNGPLAVYVWKTTADPFVGKLTYMRVYSGLLDSDRKVYNHSRDEDERLGSLHVMCGKEQIPVDRLHAGDIGTVAKLGETETGDTLGDKGHPLLLPQPEYPTALYAVAVSPKTQADSTKISPTLTRLSEEDPTLSWYQESSTNQTILQGMGDQHIDVAIRKAESKFQVGLDTEIPKVPYRETITKVGTSQYRHKKQTGGAGQFAEVHMRVEPLEDEDFEFVNEVFGGAISSSFMPAIEKGVRGVMKQGVLAGYPVEKVKVAITDGKEHPVDSKAVAFVIAGREAFKVAIKDAAPVLLEPIMDVRVIVPESNMGDVLGDLNTRRARVQGMETERGRSVVTAKVPLAEIQRYTTDLRSFTGGRGYYTTSLSHYEVVPHHITEEIIAARQKELGKEESD, encoded by the coding sequence ATGAAAGAATACGCAACGGAATTCATACGTAATGTTGCCTTAGTGTCCCATGGTGGTGCAGGAAAGACCTCCCTGGGCGAGGCGATGCTGTTTCTGACCGGTGTGATCAACCGCATGGGCAGGGTCGAAGACGGCAATACCGTCTCCGACTTCGAGGAGGAAGAGATTCGCCGTAATCTCTCGCTTTCGACGTCCATTCTGCCGGTTGAATACAAAGACAACAAGGTCAATCTACTGGACACGCCCGGATACACCGACTTCATCGGCGAAGTCATTTCAGCGCTGCGTGTGGCGGACGGCGCCGTGGTCGTCGTCGATTCGGTCGCCGGTGTGGAGGTCGGGACCGAGCTGGTCTGGGATTACTGCGATACGTTCAAGCTGCCGCGCTTCGTCGTGATCAGCAAGATGAACCGCGAGAACGCCAATTTCCAGGCGGCGTTGGCGGCGGTGCAGGAACTCTCCAGCGATGTTACCTTCATTCCCGTCCAACTTCCTCTGGGTGAAAAACTGGATTTCGAGGGTGTGATCGATCTTTTCAGCATGAAGGCGCGCCCCGGAGATGGCACCAAGGCGCAAGACATTCCCGCCGAGTATGCGGACAGCGTCGAAGAGGCGCGCACGTCGCTGGTCGAAGCTGCGGCCGAGGGAGACGACGCCTTACTGGAGAAATATCTGGACGGTGCAGAACTGAGTGCGGAAGATGTGTCCAAAGGATTTCGCAGCGCCGTGCAGTCAGGCCGCTTCGTGCCCGTGTTCGTCGCTGCCGGAACCGAAAACATCGGAACCGCGCCGCTGCTGGAAGCGATGATCGAATTGTTCCCCTCGCCGGCGGACGTCGCGCCGGTGGTCGCCAAAGGCACCTCCGGGGAGGAGGAGTTATCGGCGTCGGACAACGGACCGCTGGCGGTCTACGTATGGAAGACGACGGCCGATCCCTTCGTCGGGAAACTCACCTACATGCGGGTGTACTCGGGACTCCTGGACAGCGATCGCAAGGTGTACAACCACAGCCGCGACGAAGATGAGCGGCTGGGAAGCCTGCACGTCATGTGCGGCAAGGAGCAGATTCCCGTCGATCGCCTCCACGCCGGGGACATCGGAACGGTGGCGAAGCTGGGTGAAACGGAAACCGGCGACACGCTCGGTGATAAAGGGCATCCCCTTCTGCTGCCGCAGCCCGAGTACCCTACGGCGTTGTACGCGGTCGCCGTGTCGCCGAAGACGCAGGCCGATTCGACCAAGATCAGCCCTACGTTGACGCGTCTGAGCGAAGAAGATCCAACCCTGTCCTGGTACCAGGAATCCAGCACCAATCAAACCATCCTGCAGGGCATGGGAGACCAGCACATCGACGTCGCCATTCGTAAGGCGGAATCGAAGTTTCAAGTCGGTCTGGATACCGAAATTCCCAAGGTGCCCTATCGGGAAACGATCACGAAGGTGGGCACTTCACAGTATCGTCACAAGAAACAGACGGGCGGCGCCGGCCAGTTCGCCGAAGTGCACATGCGCGTCGAACCCCTGGAGGACGAAGACTTCGAATTCGTAAACGAAGTCTTCGGTGGAGCGATTTCTTCCAGTTTCATGCCCGCCATCGAAAAGGGCGTACGCGGTGTGATGAAGCAGGGCGTGCTTGCGGGCTATCCGGTCGAGAAGGTCAAGGTGGCAATCACGGACGGCAAGGAGCATCCCGTCGATTCGAAGGCCGTGGCCTTCGTGATCGCCGGGCGCGAAGCCTTTAAAGTGGCGATAAAGGACGCCGCCCCCGTGCTGCTCGAACCGATCATGGACGTGCGCGTGATCGTGCCCGAGAGCAACATGGGCGACGTGCTGGGAGATTTGAATACCCGCCGGGCCCGCGTCCAGGGGATGGAAACGGAGCGCGGCCGCAGTGTGGTCACGGCCAAAGTTCCCCTGGCGGAAATCCAGCGCTACACGACCGATCTGCGTTCGTTTACCGGCGGGCGAGGATATTACACCACATCGCTCAGTCATTACGAAGTCGTCCCCCATCACATCACCGAGGAGATCATCGCCGCTCGCCAGAAGGAACTCGGCAAAGAAGAAAGCGATTAG
- a CDS encoding thioredoxin family protein, with product MAMKPIVDGIETEFQQELDVIRLDVQDPASRDFMERYGFEYTPTFILFDGDGNERWRKLGALNKAAVQSALMELK from the coding sequence ATGGCCATGAAACCCATCGTGGATGGGATCGAAACCGAATTCCAGCAGGAGTTGGACGTGATCCGTCTGGACGTCCAGGATCCTGCGTCTCGAGATTTCATGGAACGCTACGGCTTCGAGTACACGCCCACCTTCATTCTGTTCGACGGCGACGGAAACGAGCGCTGGCGGAAGCTCGGTGCGCTAAACAAGGCCGCCGTGCAAAGCGCGCTCATGGAATTAAAGTGA
- a CDS encoding DUF6504 family protein: MESDWIPVRFIDNEIEVGFDRPPTLRKKPKAPDTIIWGDEELRVMKVISEWFDTRRRGEMSRNMSEEHLRVAEQRGSWGVGRFFFRVRVEDGRVFDVYYDRAPKKAADRMGHWFLLREMEAQKRS; encoded by the coding sequence ATGGAGTCTGATTGGATTCCGGTTCGCTTCATCGACAACGAGATCGAGGTAGGTTTCGATCGGCCTCCCACACTGCGTAAGAAACCCAAAGCTCCGGACACGATCATCTGGGGGGATGAAGAATTACGCGTGATGAAAGTGATTTCGGAGTGGTTCGACACCCGTCGCCGGGGCGAGATGTCCCGCAACATGTCCGAGGAGCACCTGCGCGTCGCCGAACAGCGCGGCTCGTGGGGCGTGGGGCGGTTTTTCTTCCGGGTGCGAGTGGAAGACGGCCGCGTCTTCGACGTGTACTACGACCGCGCGCCGAAGAAGGCCGCCGACCGCATGGGTCATTGGTTCCTGCTGCGGGAGATGGAAGCACAAAAAAGGTCTTAG
- a CDS encoding alpha/beta fold hydrolase: MSCVQAGAEPFFIPAGETGCLLTHGFTASPQEVRELGTHLAQHGCTVLGVRLFAHGTKMEDMNRARWTDWLGSVEDGYYLLRNCCKRIFFIGSSVGGSLSLILATEFPNAGVVTLATPFRLPPNRRLERLKPFMKPLSHMLPAIAKGSPDWHDPKAQDERVAYSGYPLRAILELEPLLAAMRSALPKMRVPALLMHSKNDRFIPPDHMQQIYEHLGSSDKRMVWVEDSSHVITCDAERTVVFKNVTAFVQRIAASSPEGV; encoded by the coding sequence ATGAGCTGCGTCCAGGCCGGAGCGGAACCCTTCTTCATTCCCGCTGGAGAGACGGGATGCCTGCTAACTCACGGTTTCACCGCCTCACCGCAGGAAGTGCGTGAACTGGGCACACACCTGGCGCAGCATGGCTGCACCGTGCTGGGTGTACGTCTGTTCGCTCACGGTACAAAAATGGAGGACATGAACCGCGCCCGCTGGACGGACTGGCTCGGAAGTGTCGAAGACGGCTATTATTTACTCCGCAACTGCTGCAAACGCATCTTTTTCATCGGCTCATCCGTCGGCGGATCGCTCTCGCTGATCCTGGCAACCGAATTCCCGAACGCCGGAGTCGTGACCCTGGCCACGCCCTTCCGCCTGCCGCCCAACCGGCGCCTGGAACGTCTCAAGCCGTTCATGAAGCCGTTGAGCCACATGCTGCCCGCCATCGCCAAGGGATCCCCGGACTGGCACGACCCCAAAGCCCAGGACGAGCGTGTGGCCTACTCGGGCTACCCGCTGCGGGCCATCCTCGAGTTGGAGCCGCTGCTGGCCGCCATGCGGAGCGCGCTGCCGAAGATGCGCGTGCCGGCGCTCTTGATGCACTCGAAGAACGACCGTTTCATACCGCCCGATCACATGCAGCAGATCTACGAACACCTGGGATCTTCCGACAAACGCATGGTCTGGGTCGAAGACAGCAGTCACGTGATCACCTGTGACGCCGAACGGACGGTGGTGTTTAAGAACGTGACCGCGTTCGTCCAGCGCATCGCCGCATCTAGCCCAGAAGGAGTCTGA
- a CDS encoding class I SAM-dependent methyltransferase, with translation MIRQVLFELSYLIRRTPWDTGISPPELMVFLGSHSPGRALDLGCGTGTNAITMTKHGWQVVAVDISILAIRRARQKAHEASAAIDFRQGDVTAMRNLGDPFDLALDIGCFHSLSGDARKRYAANLKRWLNPEGSFLLYAWLDDEDETQDDPLNAAEIETLFSPELECLDATLGTERQRTSAWFTFRRKP, from the coding sequence GTGATCCGCCAGGTCCTGTTCGAACTTTCGTACCTGATCCGCCGTACACCCTGGGACACCGGAATCTCACCGCCGGAATTAATGGTCTTTCTCGGTTCCCATTCCCCCGGCCGCGCTCTCGATCTGGGCTGCGGCACCGGTACGAACGCCATCACCATGACGAAACACGGCTGGCAGGTCGTGGCAGTGGACATTTCGATACTCGCCATCCGGCGCGCGCGCCAGAAAGCACACGAAGCAAGTGCAGCAATCGATTTTCGCCAGGGCGACGTGACTGCAATGCGGAATCTCGGTGACCCTTTCGATCTCGCGCTCGACATCGGCTGCTTTCACAGTCTGAGCGGAGATGCGAGAAAACGGTACGCCGCGAACCTCAAGCGCTGGCTGAATCCGGAAGGTTCGTTTCTGCTCTACGCCTGGCTGGATGATGAAGATGAAACCCAGGACGATCCGCTAAACGCAGCCGAAATCGAAACGCTGTTCTCCCCGGAATTGGAATGCCTCGACGCGACCCTCGGAACCGAACGGCAAAGGACTTCGGCCTGGTTCACCTTTCGACGGAAGCCGTGA
- a CDS encoding phosphatase PAP2 family protein, whose product MNPWLEWGIPVIEWLQSLGEWLVVPMKFFTYLGNQEFYILIMPTILWCFDAVLGFRIGLLLLTSGSVNNILKVVFGFPRPYWVSTEIKAFGWRPTFGLPSGHAQNAVAIWGGLAVWLRKRWLTVVCVLLILFISISRLYLGVHFPTDTFGGWLVGAILLVLFVKLEKPIRERISTMKAGIQIAIALLVSLAFIGVGLGVNHLAVQHSIPEAWRETASLAQPAGLVDPLALDDLITASGSLFGLAAGGVLLFRWGGFSARGSWGQRAQRYFAGMLGLLVIYVGLKLLFPSGHGVLAYGLRYLRFAALAFWAAYVAPRLFVRWGMA is encoded by the coding sequence ATGAATCCGTGGCTCGAGTGGGGTATCCCGGTCATCGAATGGCTGCAGTCGCTTGGGGAGTGGCTCGTCGTGCCGATGAAATTCTTCACCTACCTCGGCAACCAGGAATTCTACATCCTGATCATGCCCACGATCTTGTGGTGCTTCGATGCCGTGCTTGGATTCCGCATCGGGCTGCTCCTGCTTACCAGCGGTTCCGTCAACAACATCTTGAAAGTGGTTTTTGGATTTCCCCGCCCGTATTGGGTCAGCACGGAGATCAAAGCCTTCGGCTGGCGGCCGACCTTCGGGCTGCCTTCCGGACACGCCCAAAACGCGGTTGCCATCTGGGGCGGATTGGCCGTCTGGCTGCGCAAACGCTGGTTGACGGTCGTCTGCGTCCTGCTCATCTTATTCATATCCATCTCGCGCCTCTATCTGGGCGTCCATTTTCCTACGGACACGTTTGGCGGCTGGCTGGTCGGAGCGATCCTGCTGGTGTTGTTCGTCAAATTGGAAAAGCCCATCCGCGAACGGATCAGCACCATGAAAGCCGGGATCCAGATCGCGATCGCCTTGCTCGTCTCCCTCGCCTTCATCGGCGTCGGTCTGGGGGTTAACCATCTGGCGGTGCAGCACTCCATTCCGGAAGCGTGGCGCGAAACCGCAAGCCTGGCGCAGCCCGCAGGGCTGGTGGACCCGCTGGCCCTCGACGATCTGATCACCGCCAGCGGTTCTCTGTTCGGACTGGCGGCCGGTGGGGTGCTGCTCTTCCGTTGGGGTGGATTCAGCGCCCGGGGCTCGTGGGGGCAGCGCGCCCAGCGCTACTTCGCGGGCATGCTCGGCTTGCTGGTGATTTACGTCGGCCTCAAGCTCCTTTTCCCCTCCGGTCACGGCGTTCTTGCTTACGGCTTGCGCTACCTGCGCTTCGCCGCCCTGGCGTTCTGGGCGGCTTACGTGGCGCCGAGGTTGTTCGTCCGGTGGGGGATGGCGTAG